A stretch of Mycobacterium sp. ITM-2016-00316 DNA encodes these proteins:
- a CDS encoding NAD-dependent succinate-semialdehyde dehydrogenase: protein MSLYAVVDPATGDVVKEYPTATDDQIEAAVSAAATAYKEWSKTTTVAQRAELIRKVAALHNERKDELAKIIQREMGKPLDQSVGEVEFSASIYEFYADNAEKFLADEPIDLLDGEGSALIRRGPVGVLLGIMPWNYPYYQVARFAGPNLVLGNTIVLKHAPQCPESAAALAQIFTDAGYPEGAYVNVYATNEQIADAIADPRIQGVSLTGSERAGAAVAEIAGRNLKKVVLELGGSDPFILLSSDDLDATIEAAVDGRFENTGQACNAAKRIIVAEGVYDEFLDKFTAKVLAKADGLAPLSSVAAAERLEEQVQRAVAAGAALTSEGERNGAFFPPGVLTGLSPDSPAAKEELFGPVATVYKVADEDAAVELANDTPFGLGSYVFTTDPEQAKRVADKIEAGMVFVNAVGAEGAELPFGGVKRSGFGRELGRFGIDEFVNKKLIRIAK from the coding sequence ATGAGTCTGTACGCGGTAGTTGATCCGGCGACCGGCGATGTGGTGAAGGAATATCCCACCGCCACCGACGACCAGATCGAGGCGGCGGTGTCGGCGGCGGCCACGGCGTACAAGGAGTGGTCGAAGACCACCACGGTCGCCCAGCGCGCCGAGTTGATCCGCAAGGTCGCCGCCCTGCACAACGAGCGCAAGGACGAACTGGCCAAGATCATCCAGCGTGAGATGGGCAAGCCGCTGGACCAGTCGGTCGGCGAAGTCGAGTTCAGCGCCTCGATCTATGAGTTCTACGCCGACAACGCCGAGAAATTCCTCGCCGACGAGCCGATCGACCTGCTCGACGGTGAGGGCAGCGCACTGATCCGACGCGGCCCGGTCGGGGTGCTGCTGGGCATCATGCCGTGGAACTACCCCTACTACCAGGTGGCCCGCTTCGCCGGCCCGAACCTGGTGTTGGGCAACACCATCGTGCTCAAACACGCACCGCAGTGCCCCGAATCCGCCGCGGCGCTGGCCCAGATCTTCACCGACGCCGGCTATCCCGAGGGCGCCTACGTCAACGTCTACGCCACCAATGAGCAGATCGCCGACGCCATCGCCGACCCCCGCATCCAGGGGGTGTCGCTGACCGGTTCGGAGCGCGCCGGCGCCGCAGTCGCCGAGATCGCCGGACGCAACCTGAAGAAGGTCGTGCTGGAACTCGGCGGCTCCGATCCGTTCATCCTGCTGTCCTCCGACGACCTGGACGCCACCATCGAGGCGGCCGTGGACGGGCGCTTCGAGAACACCGGGCAGGCCTGTAACGCGGCCAAGCGGATCATCGTCGCCGAGGGCGTCTATGACGAGTTCCTCGACAAGTTCACCGCCAAGGTGCTGGCCAAGGCCGACGGGCTGGCCCCGCTGTCCTCGGTGGCCGCCGCCGAGCGCCTCGAGGAGCAGGTCCAGCGCGCCGTGGCCGCGGGTGCCGCGCTGACCTCCGAAGGCGAGCGCAACGGGGCGTTCTTCCCGCCCGGGGTGCTGACCGGATTGTCCCCGGATTCGCCGGCGGCCAAGGAGGAACTGTTCGGACCGGTGGCCACCGTCTACAAGGTCGCCGACGAGGACGCCGCGGTCGAGCTGGCCAACGACACCCCGTTCGGGCTGGGCTCCTACGTCTTCACCACCGACCCCGAGCAGGCCAAGCGGGTCGCCGACAAGATCGAGGCCGGCATGGTGTTCGTCAACGCCGTCGGCGCCGAAGGCGCGGAACTGCCCTTCGGTGGCGTGAAGCGTTCCGGTTTCGGCCGCGAACTCGGCCGCTTCGGCATCGACGAGTTCGTGAACAAGAAACTCATCCGCATCGCCAAGTAG
- a CDS encoding ROK family protein, whose product MGTVLALDIGGTKIAVGIVDDEGTVLQRFQLPTPRDSAEAAWRVTADLIGQARSVAPVRAVGIASAGPVALHAGTISPVNIAVWQDFPIAARVAELTGLPVRLGGDGLCMALGEHWRGAGRGAQFMLGMVVSTGIGGGLVLDGVPYDGRTGNAGHVGHMVADADGEPCVCGGHGCVETLASGPRMTRWAQQQGWTGADAKDLAASAKAGDAVALAAFRRGTTALAAVIASTAAVCDLDLVVIGGGVANAGEVLFGPLREALTRHTGLTFIRDLRVVPADLGGDAGLVGAAALVR is encoded by the coding sequence ATGGGGACCGTATTGGCGCTCGACATCGGCGGCACCAAGATCGCCGTGGGCATCGTCGACGATGAGGGCACCGTGCTGCAGCGGTTCCAGCTACCCACCCCGCGGGACTCCGCCGAAGCCGCCTGGCGGGTGACCGCGGATCTGATCGGGCAGGCACGGTCGGTGGCGCCTGTGCGTGCGGTGGGCATCGCGTCGGCCGGGCCGGTGGCGCTTCATGCCGGCACCATCAGCCCGGTCAATATTGCTGTCTGGCAGGACTTTCCGATCGCCGCGCGGGTCGCAGAGCTGACCGGCCTGCCGGTGCGGCTCGGCGGTGACGGGCTGTGCATGGCGCTCGGCGAACACTGGCGCGGGGCCGGCCGGGGAGCGCAGTTCATGCTCGGCATGGTGGTGTCCACCGGGATCGGCGGCGGCCTGGTGCTCGACGGCGTCCCCTATGACGGGCGCACCGGCAACGCCGGGCACGTCGGTCACATGGTCGCCGACGCCGACGGAGAGCCCTGCGTGTGCGGCGGGCACGGCTGCGTGGAGACGCTTGCATCGGGTCCGCGGATGACGCGGTGGGCGCAGCAGCAGGGCTGGACCGGCGCGGACGCCAAAGACCTTGCGGCGTCGGCCAAGGCCGGCGATGCGGTCGCGCTGGCGGCGTTCCGGCGGGGGACCACGGCGCTGGCCGCGGTGATCGCCTCCACGGCGGCGGTCTGCGATCTCGATCTGGTGGTGATCGGCGGCGGGGTGGCCAACGCCGGTGAGGTGCTGTTCGGCCCCTTGCGTGAGGCGCTGACGCGCCACACCGGGTTGACGTTCATCCGCGATCTGCGGGTGGTGCCCGCCGACCTCGGGGGCGACGCCGGACTGGTCGGCGCCGCCGCCCTGGTGCGGTGA
- the rplJ gene encoding 50S ribosomal protein L10 has product MAKAEKATAVADIAEKFKEATATVVTEYRGLKVSNLAELRRSLGDGVTYTVAKNTLVKRAAAEAGVEGLDDLFTGPTAIAFISGEPVDAAKAIKKFAKDNKALVVKGGYMDGRALSVGEVERIADLESREVLLSKLAGAMKAKQSQAAALFVAPASQIARLAAALQEKKAGEDAA; this is encoded by the coding sequence ATGGCCAAGGCTGAAAAGGCCACCGCGGTCGCCGACATCGCCGAGAAGTTCAAGGAGGCGACGGCCACCGTCGTCACCGAGTACCGCGGCCTGAAGGTGTCCAACCTTGCCGAGCTGCGCAGGTCGCTGGGCGACGGTGTGACCTACACCGTTGCCAAGAACACCCTGGTGAAGCGTGCAGCGGCCGAGGCCGGCGTGGAGGGTCTCGACGACCTGTTCACCGGTCCGACCGCCATCGCGTTCATCAGCGGTGAGCCCGTCGACGCCGCCAAGGCGATCAAGAAGTTCGCCAAGGACAACAAGGCGTTGGTCGTCAAGGGCGGCTACATGGACGGCCGTGCGCTGTCCGTGGGCGAAGTCGAGCGCATCGCCGATCTGGAATCGCGTGAGGTCCTGCTGTCCAAGCTGGCCGGCGCGATGAAGGCGAAGCAGTCCCAGGCCGCAGCGCTGTTCGTGGCGCCCGCGTCGCAGATCGCCCGCCTGGCTGCAGCTCTGCAAGAGAAGAAGGCCGGCGAAGACGCCGCCTGA
- a CDS encoding malonyl CoA-ACP transacylase, translated as MTAALVAGQVVTVAEIDERERLLRAGNMASALPRPGTSEGRQLRRWLTQLVTAERVVALENSGAEQIPDLEDVLPDMAARLEIGSIAAAVLATEAGRAAFARVTAGVGVTDIEIVAYHRRNPGRFAARRTGVADFARARPLIAAHLGAAARRRAFRLWLDARCAELVELSPGYEHPGDPRQPDNTHTH; from the coding sequence GTGACCGCGGCACTGGTGGCCGGCCAGGTGGTCACCGTCGCCGAGATCGACGAACGGGAACGCCTGCTGCGGGCCGGCAACATGGCCTCGGCACTGCCGCGCCCAGGCACCAGCGAGGGCCGTCAGCTGCGGCGCTGGCTCACCCAGCTGGTGACCGCGGAACGGGTGGTGGCGCTGGAAAACTCTGGTGCCGAACAGATTCCGGATCTCGAGGACGTGCTGCCGGACATGGCCGCGCGGCTGGAGATCGGCAGCATCGCCGCGGCGGTGCTGGCCACCGAGGCGGGCCGGGCCGCGTTCGCCCGCGTCACCGCCGGGGTGGGCGTCACCGATATCGAGATCGTCGCCTACCACCGGCGCAACCCCGGCCGGTTCGCGGCCCGCCGGACCGGCGTCGCGGACTTCGCCAGGGCCCGCCCGCTGATCGCCGCACACCTCGGGGCGGCGGCGCGGCGCCGGGCCTTCCGGCTGTGGCTCGACGCGCGGTGCGCCGAACTCGTCGAGCTCTCACCCGGCTATGAGCATCCCGGTGATCCTCGCCAGCCCGACAACACCCACACACACTGA
- the rplL gene encoding 50S ribosomal protein L7/L12, with protein MAKLSTDELLDAFKEMTLLELSEFVKQFEETFDVTAAAPVAVAAGPAAGGAPAEAAEEQSEFDVILEGAGEKKIGVIKVVREIVSGLGLKEAKDLVDSAPKPLLEKVNKEAAEDAKAKLEAAGASVTVK; from the coding sequence ATGGCAAAGCTGTCCACCGACGAACTGCTCGACGCGTTCAAGGAAATGACCCTGCTCGAGCTCTCTGAGTTCGTGAAGCAGTTCGAAGAGACCTTCGACGTCACCGCCGCCGCTCCCGTCGCCGTTGCCGCCGGCCCCGCCGCCGGTGGCGCGCCTGCCGAGGCCGCCGAAGAGCAGAGCGAATTCGACGTCATCCTGGAAGGTGCCGGCGAGAAGAAGATCGGCGTCATCAAGGTCGTCCGCGAGATCGTTTCCGGCCTGGGCCTCAAGGAAGCCAAGGACCTCGTCGACAGCGCTCCCAAGCCGCTGCTGGAGAAGGTCAACAAGGAGGCCGCCGAGGACGCCAAGGCCAAGCTTGAGGCTGCCGGCGCATCGGTCACCGTCAAGTAG